One Halichondria panicea chromosome 6, odHalPani1.1, whole genome shotgun sequence genomic window carries:
- the LOC135336775 gene encoding methyltransferase-like protein 27, whose translation MAVKSILKDTTERERARHFLALTLKHGGSTSYNEWARHYEADILDSLGYKAHTSVTIKWQSYHKYLVTRNETTKHKILDAGCGTGLVGESVVSACSPDSIQLYGGDVSEKMLEEAKMKGIYTDLLVIDLNIELPYNADSFDSIVCAGVFGKGQCDVDCLPNILRVLKPGCYYVGTVNADRYDVSLWTRTIQECDCVLIEDSEMPVRDCATGIVLVIMKN comes from the coding sequence ATGGCTGTTAAAAGCATACTAAAAGACACAACAGAGCGTGAGAGAGCAAGGCATTTCTTGGCCCTCACCTTAAAGCATGGAGGCTCTACCAGCTACAACGAGTGGGCTAGACACTATGAGGCTGACATCCTGGACTCCCTAGGCTACAAAGCTCATACCAGTGTAACTATAAAGTGGCAAAGCTACCATAAATATCTTGTGACTCGAAATGAAACGACGAAGCATAAGATTCTTGATGCTGGTTGTGGAACAGGCCTCGTTGGAGAATCAGTGGTTTCTGCTTGCTCCCCTGATTCTATCCAACTTTATGGCGGTGATGTCAGCGAGAAGATGCTCGAAGAAGCAAAGATGAAGGGAATATATACCGACCTGCTAGTGATTGATCTCAACATTGAGCTACCCTACAATGCTGACAGTTTCGACAGCATAGTGTGTGCTGGTGTGTTTGGAAAGGGACAGTGTGATGTAGACTGCCTCCCGAATATTCTCCGAGTTCTCAAGCCTGGATGCTACTATGTCGGGACAGTTAATGCAGACAGATATGATGTGTCACTGTGGACAAGAACTATTCAAGAGTGTGACTGTGTATTGATTGAAGATAGTGAAATGCCTGTTCGTGATTGTGCAACTGGAATTGTTCTTGTTATTATGAAGAATTGA
- the LOC135336771 gene encoding uncharacterized protein LOC135336771 yields the protein MKQGMSKLENNVLLSVKEDLKESMFMNPEPEQRESLLSPTTTKTRKVTDGRKIQNKVHVSFPAERMVDKQLSTSSEETDETSKAGDDISQSNMSISTRHVSISSKLRRTKNSAIHSRAIQSAAAKIQLSYSGNSASRVHSSMASGVARSRELLSGVSSPQRPQVVLDCQSELNDIRLLTEDFLKSVNPPEMSISRPSTPETTEQPSKIQTRQRGVSRNGSKHLFILTEEEADKTPDSSTQEEISIERERLDREREERARGLRDELEQSLDTRDAIRMRRQQLAEAERHAQEAEAERQQVLDEERAFKAKRLEQERGKHLEKLKREADERHNHDLYYEGMLEDHYRIIQVWDEVDFAYMSYFLGQEFSENIRKKEQDEICLKKEKMEMFVKEALDFQHRELMQKLVIAQKKFMSGLENEVEDLEHLVCISRAFIYSYFKGAPEQTLQ from the exons ATGAAACAGGGGATGTCAAAACTTGAAAACAATGTCCTTCTATCAGTAAAAGAAGATCTGAAAGAAAGTATGTTTATGAATCCAGAACCCGAACAAAGAGAGTCTCTACTCTCTCCCACCACCACCAAAACTCGCAAGGTTACTGATGGCAGAAAAATCCAaaacaaagtacatgtaagtttcCCTGCAGAGAGAATGGTAGATAAGCAACTCTCAACTAGTAGTGAAGAAACAGACGAAACGAGTAAGGCCGGTGATGATATTTCCCAATCAAATATGTCAATTTCAACACGGCATGTGTCCATTTCCTCAAAACTTCGTCGAACGAAAAATTCTGCAATTCATTCACGAGCAATTCAATCAGCCGCTGCCAAAATTCAGTTATCGTACTCTGGTAATAGTGCCAGTCGAGTACATAGCTCTATGGCAAGTGGTGTAGCTAGGAGCAGAGAGTTGTTGTCGGGTGTGTCCAGTCCACAGCGACCGCAGGTGGTGTTGGATTGTCAGAGTGAGCTCAACGATATTCGATTACTGACAGAAGACTTTCTG AAATCCGTGAATCCGCCTGAGATGAGTATATCCCGTCCCTCTACCCCAGAAACTACTGAACAGCCCTCCAAAATACAAACCAGACAGAGGGGGGTTAGTCGCAATGGGTCGAAACACCTCTTCATCCTGACAGAAGAGGAGGCTGACAAAACACCAGACTCATCGACGCAAGAGGAGATTTCCATTGAGAGGGAGAGACtagacagagagagagaggagaggGCGAGGGGATTGAGGGATGAGTTGGAGCAGAGTTTAGATACCCGTGATGCCATTAGAATGAGAAGGCAGCAGCTGGCTGAG GCTGAAAGACATGCCCAAGAAGCTGAGGCTGAGAGACAGCAAGTGCTGGATGAGGAGAGAGCTTTCAAGGCAAAGAGATTGGAACAGGAGAGAGGCAAACATCTGGAGAAACTGAAAAGGGAAGCGGACGAGag GCATAACCACGACCTATACTATGAAGGCATGCTTGAAGACCACTACAGAATCATTCAAGTTTGGGATGAAGTAGACTTTGCTTACATGTCATATTTTCTCGGACAAGAATTTTCTGAAAATATTCGCAAGAAAGAACAAGATGAGATTTGTTTAAAGAAAGAGAAAATGGAAATGTTTGTTAAAGAAGCTCTCGATTTTCAACACAGAGAATTGATGCAAAAACTCGTTATTGCTCAGAAAAAATTCATGTCTGGATTAGAAAATGAAGTTGAAGACTTGGAACATTTAGTGTGCATATCTAGAGCGTTTATATATTCCTACTTCAAGGGAGCACCTGAACAAACTTTACAATAG